A stretch of Zootoca vivipara chromosome 13, rZooViv1.1, whole genome shotgun sequence DNA encodes these proteins:
- the RANGRF gene encoding ran guanine nucleotide release factor, producing MDNEVGPQPQGHPLFGGAFSAFLPPGSLDISEMRQVPDNQEVFVHPSTDQSVIVELLEYQADVPDENAARYHFEDIAGPSASAEILSQEAFAPHLLALEGCSSAWGLTARQLVAKFDEEAKNEVTLHLVLLRLPQYETDLLLTFNNPTYIHPLSSSAAPGTEVPASPSHPPWTVEHFHTFVRSVQLLNPGIFG from the exons ATGGACAATGAGGTGGGTCCACAGCCGCAAGGCCACCCGCTCTTTGGTGGAGCCTTttctgctttcctccctcccggaAGTCTGGATATCAG TGAGATGCGCCAGGTCCCCGACAACCAGGAAGTCTTTGTTCACCCCAGCACAGATCAGAGTGTCATCGTAGAACTTCTGGAGTACCAGGCAGATGTCCCCGATGAAAATGCTGCCAG ATATCACTTTGAGGACATAGCTGGTCCTTCTGCCAGTGCTGAGATTTTGAGCCAGGAAGCGTTTGCCCCCCACCTCCTGGCTCTGGAAGGCTGCAGCAGTGCCTGGGGCCTCACCGCCCGCCAGCTGGTGGCAAAGTTCGATGAGGAG GCCAAGAACGAGGTGACACTACATTTGGTCTTGCTGCGCCTGCCCCAGTACGAGACAGACCTGCTTCTTACCTTCAACAACCCCACCTATATCCA CCCTCTAAGCAGCAGCGCAGCCCCAGGAACAGAGGTTCCAGCTTCTCCTTCTCATCCTCCGTGGACAGTGGAGCATTTCCACACCTTCGTACGCAGCGTGCAGCTTCTCAACCCCGGCATCTTCGGTTAG